Genomic DNA from Thermoanaerobaculia bacterium:
CTCGGGGCGGAAGCGCGACCTGGACCAGGCGACGATGGTGTCGAAGGCCGACACGCCCGGGGTCCGCGAGATGCTCCCGTACTCGAAGTAAACCGCTCCCGAAACCGCATCGGAGGAGAGAGATGCCCCGCGTCAAACGAGGACCGAAGAGGAAGAACCGCCGCGCCAAGGTGCTGAAGCTCGCCAAGGGCTATTACGGCACGAAATCGAAGTCGTACCGGATCGCCAAGCAGCAGGTCGAGAAGTCGCTCGCATACGCCTACCGGGACCGGAAGGCGAAGAAGCGCGACTTCCGCGGGCTCTGGATCGTCCGGATCAACGCCGCCGCGCGCGAGAACGACATCACCTACAGCCGGCTGATGGATGGGCTGAAGAAGTCGGGGAGCGACATCAACCGGAAGATGCTCTCGGAGCTCGCCGTGTCGGACCCCGGGGCGTTCACCCATCTCGTCTCCGTCGCGAAAAAAGCGCTCCAGACGGCCTGACGGGGTCCGATGACGGACCCGCGGACGATCGACGACCTTCTGGCCGGGTTCCGGCGGGAAACGG
This window encodes:
- the rplT gene encoding 50S ribosomal protein L20, with the translated sequence MPRVKRGPKRKNRRAKVLKLAKGYYGTKSKSYRIAKQQVEKSLAYAYRDRKAKKRDFRGLWIVRINAAARENDITYSRLMDGLKKSGSDINRKMLSELAVSDPGAFTHLVSVAKKALQTA